One genomic region from Pyxicephalus adspersus chromosome 1, UCB_Pads_2.0, whole genome shotgun sequence encodes:
- the LOC140343453 gene encoding aquaporin-2-like, producing the protein MLKDLCSGAFSRAVLAEFLGTLLFVFFGLGSALQWQSALPTILQISLTFGLAIATLVQTIGHVSGAHINPAVTLGLLVGSQISILRCVFYILAQLLGAVAGAGLLFEFTPANIRGSFGVNSVSNSTTSGQAVAVELFTTMQLVLCVFGTTDSRRTDNTGSPALSIGLSVALGHLLGIYFTGCSMNPARSFGPAIIMGNFESHWIFWVGPMAGAIFAALIYNYLLTPPAQNPLEQLSILRGSFDPEHEREREEHRKHSVELNSLHNYPKSIDKA; encoded by the exons ATGCTGAAAGATCTGTGCTCGGGCGCCTTTTCCAGGGCAGTTCTAGCTGAATTTTTAGGCacattgttatttgtattttttggtctTGGCAGCGCATTACAATGGCAATCAGCATTGCCAACTATTCTGCAGATCTCTCTAACGTTTGGCCTAGCTATAGCAACACTTGTCCAGACAATAGGACATGTCAGCGGTGCTCATATCAATCCTGCTGTAACATTAGGTTTGTTGGTGGGATCACAGATCTCAATCCTGAGGTGCGTATTCTACATCTTAGCTCAGTTGCTGGGAGCTGTGGCTGGAGCTGGTCTACTCTTTGAGTTCACCCCGGCCAATATACGAGGGAGCTTCGGCGTCAACTCG GTCAGCAATAGCACCACTTCTGGACAGGCTGTTGCTGTGGAGCTCTTCACCACCATGCAGcttgtattgtgtgtttttggaaCAACCGACAGCAGAAGAACAGACAATACAGGATCCCCAGCCTTATCCATCGGGTTGTCGGTTGCTTTGGGACATTTACTTGGG ATCTACTTCACTGGCTGTTCCATGAACCCTGCAAGGTCTTTTGGTCCTGCTATAATTATGGGAAATTTTGAGTCACACTGG ATCTTCTGGGTAGGTCCCATGGCTGGGGCAATCTTCGCTGCCCTAATCTATAATTATTTGCTTACTCCACCTGCACAAAATCCCCTGGAACAACTTTCCATTCTGCGTGGTAGCTTTGATCCAGAGCATGAACGTGAAAGAGAAGAACACCGCAAGCACTCAGTGGAACTGAATTCTCTTCACAATTACCCAAAGAGTATTGATAAAGCATAA